The following proteins are encoded in a genomic region of Primulina huaijiensis isolate GDHJ02 chromosome 3, ASM1229523v2, whole genome shotgun sequence:
- the LOC140973813 gene encoding K(+) efflux antiporter 5 yields the protein MGMVKSCGVLVLILVIVVFCSSFGVSATSEKEIRERFYGDLVNSTAADNGEGSIAKMFDRVLEKEFSENDQPEGSGESSFNSSVADRQAELETVAKITHEKIKKNETKEANRTKIFQLQDVFSLENEDSDDMTTLIDKKDNVFVMSNKKSKYPVLQVDFRLISDLVVVIVSAAIGGIIFSCLGQPVIVGYLLAGSIIGPGGLKFISEMVQCETVAQFGVVFLLFALGLEFSLSKLKVVGPVAVLGGFLQIIILMFLCGITAMLCGAKLSDGVFVGCFLSMSSTAVVVKFLVERNSNSALHGQVTIGTLIFQDCAVGLLFALLPVLGGSSGILHGMVSLGKVLLTLSIYLALASVLTWIFVPRFLKLMTQLSSQTNELYQLAVVAFCLMSAWCSDKLGLSLELGSFVAGVMISTTEFAQHTLDQVEPIRNLFAALFLSSIGMLIHVQFLWTHVDILLASVLLVVVVKTTVAAVITKAFDYSLRTSFIVGVLLAQIGEFAFVLLSRASNLHLVEGKVYLLLLGTTALSLVTTPVLFKLIPALMHLGVLMHWFPSETVTNNEEKVSMTRSA from the exons ATGGGGATGGTGAAGAGTTGTGGAGTTTTGGTTTTGATTCTTGTAATTGTTGTTTTTTGCTCTAGTTTTGGTGTTTCGGCGACATCGGAGAAGGAAATTAGGGAAAGGTTTTATGGGGATTTGGTAAATTCGACGGCCGCTGATAATGGAGAGGGGAGTATTGCGAAGATGTTTGATCGTGTTTTGGAAAAAGAGTTTTCTGAGAATGATCAGCCCGAAG GTTCTGGCGAAAGCAGCTTCAATAGCAGTGTAGCTGATCGACAG GCTGAATTGGAGACTGTTGCCAAAATCACTCATGAGAAGATAAAGAAGAACGAAACTAAAGAGGCCAA TCGGACCAAAATTTTCCAGCTTCAAGATGTATTCTCACTTGAGAATGAAGATTCTGATGACATGACAACTCTGATTGATAAAAAG GATAATGTGTTTGTGATGTCGAATAAAAAGTCAAAATATCCTGTGCTCCAAGTAGATTTTAG GCTGATTTCAGACTTGGTAGTTGTGATCGTCTCTGCTGCCATTGGTGGAATAATCTTTTCATGTTTAGGACAACCG GTTATTGTTGGTTATCTACTTGCGGGATCAATAATTGGACCTGGTGGTTTAAAATTCATCAGCGAGATGGTACAG TGTGAGACTGTGGCTCAGTTTGGAGTTGTCTTTCTCCTATTTGCTTTAGGGCTGGAGTTCTCTTTATCAAAG CTTAAAGTTGTGGGACCTGTCGCTGTCCTAGGTGGATTTCTTCAGATAATTATTCTTATGTTTTTATGTGGTATAACTGCAATG TTATGTGGAGCAAAATTGTCAGATGGTGTATTTGTCGGCTGTTTTCTCTCAATGTCGTCAACTGCTGTG GTTGTCAAGTTTCTGGTTGAGAGGAACAGTAACAGTGCCCTTCATGGTCAAGTGACAATTGGAACTCTTATTTTTCAG GACTGTGCTGTGGGTTTGTTATTTGCTTTGCTCCCTGTTCTAGGCGGTAGCAGTGGCATTTTGCATGGAATGGTCTCTCTGGGAAAAGT GCTACTCACTTTGTCCATTTATCTGGCTCTGGCTTCTGTGTTGACTTGGATTTTTGTTCCTCGGTTTTTGAAGTTGATGACACAGCTATCGTCCCAA ACAAATGAACTCTATCAGCTGGCTGTTGTGGCTTTCTGCTTGATGTCAGCTTGG TGCAGTGATAAGCTGGGCCTTAGTCTTGAGCTGGGTTCCTTCGTGGCTGGGGTCATGATATCCACCACTGAATTTGCACAGCATACCTTAGACCAG GTCGAACCGATTCGTAACCTCTTTGCTGCTCTCTTTCTTTCTAGTATTGGAATGCTCATACATGTACAGTTTCTCTGGACACATGTGGATATATTGCTTGCATCTGTTCTTCTGGTGGTGGTTGTTAAGACAACAGTTGCTGCAGTGATTACAAAGGCATTTGACTACAGTCTTAGGACATCATTTATC GTTGGTGTGCTATTGGCACAAATCGGGGAATTTGCTTTTGTTCTCCTTAGTCGTGCATCAAACTTACATCTTGTTGAG GGTAAGGTCTATCTTCTTCTACTTGGAACAACAGCTCTCAGCCTT GTCACAACGCCCGTCTTATTCAAATTGATACCTGCTTTAATGCACCTAGGTGTTCTTATGCACTGGTTTCCTTCAGAGACCGTGACTAACAACGAG GAGAAAGTCTCAATGACTCGAAGCGCGTGA